Proteins encoded together in one Coffea arabica cultivar ET-39 chromosome 2c, Coffea Arabica ET-39 HiFi, whole genome shotgun sequence window:
- the LOC113732820 gene encoding mitogen-activated protein kinase kinase kinase ANP1 isoform X1: MQEILGSVRRSLVFRSPTSAGDGGVGGAGEDGTIVDRINSCLRKSRVFSKPSPPRLPPQTMTAGENATAVQSIRWRKGELIGCGAFGQVYMGMNLDSGELLAVKQVLIPANSASKEKAQVYVQELEEEVKLLKNLSHPNIVRYLGTVREEETLNILLEFVPGGSISSLLGKFGSFPESVIRMYTKQLLLGLDYLHKNGIMHRDIKGANILVDNKGCIKLADFGASKQVVELATVSGAKSMKGTPYWMAPEVIRQTGHRFSADIWSVGCTVIEMATGKTPWSQQYKEVAAFLFYIGTTKEHPPIPEFLSAEAKDFLLKCLEKEPELRPSASELLQHPFVTGEILLPSVATSTSVMKNSEPLYSCGENLGDTAGSDDVCNLGSLDFSTINCQKFSEGRHSLGQNRISDEICQIDEKDNLVVGKAHFSNIMITDESCKSFNPICEPCEDWTTNYDASPEVEKSSIKLDMKQEIDRPTGCSPSPGESKNVFSFCSAPSVDEDDDEVTESKIRAFLVEKALELKKLQSPLLAEYHNSFNPLCSPNLSDAKGDESASKFLKLPPKSRSPSQTPSTAVESATDASPGSSSRRVSHIGVRTNEDHQQNLSPQTNDLNGNLADTQEPCSPNDFTVMSRCSVMEIQRKWKEELDQELERKREMMRQAGMGGKTSSPKDRALNRPRERSRFASPGK; the protein is encoded by the exons ATGCAAGAGATTTTAGGATCAGTGCGGCGATCATTGGTGTTCCGGTCTCCGACAAGCGCCGGAGACGGCGGTGTCGGTGGCGCCGGTGAAGATGGGACTATAGTAGACAGGATTAATTCCTGCCTCCGTAAGTCTAGAGTATTCTCTAAACCCTCGCCTCCGCGGCTGCCACCACAGACGATGACGGCTGGAGAAAATGCTACTGCGGTGCAGTCCATCCGGTGGCGGAAAGGAGAGTTGATCGGTTGCGGCGCATTTGGACAAGTGTATATGGGGATGAATCTTGATTCAGGGGAGCTTCTTGCTGTTAAACAG GTTTTGATCCCTGCAAATAGTGCTTCAAAGGAGAAAGCACAG GTTTATGTTCAGGAGCTTGAGGAAGAAGTTAAGCTTCTCAAGAACCTTTCCCATCCAAACATTGTG AGATATTTGGGAACTGTAAGAGAGGAGGAgactttaaatattttattggAATTCGTACCTGGAGGCTCAATCTCTTCACTTCTGGGGAAATTCGGATCATTTCCAGAGTCG GTTATAAGAATGTATACAAAACAATTGCTGCTGGGACTGGATTATCTTCACAAGAATGGCATTATGCACAGGGATATCAAG GGGGCTAATATTCTGGTAGACAATAAGGGATGCATTAAACTTGCAGATTTTGGGGCATCCAAACAGGTTGTGGAGTTG GCTACTGTTTCAGGTGCCAAGTCTATGAAGGGTACACCATATTGGATGGCTCCTGAAGTCATTCGTCAAACTGGACATAGATT CTCTGCTGACATATGGAGTGTTGGATGTACTGTAATCGAGATGGCAACTGGTAAAACTCCTTGGAGCCAGCAATATAAAGAG GTTGCTGCATTCTTGTTCTATATTGGGACAACCAAGGAGCATCCTCCAATTCCCGAATTTCTCTCGGCTGAGGCAAAAGATTTCTTGTTGAAATGTTTAGAGAA GGAACCAGAGTTAAGGCCATCGGCATCTGAGTTACTGCAG CATCCATTTGTCACTGGTGAAATCTTGCTGCCTTCAGTTGCTACTAGTACTTCAGTTATG aaaaattctgaaccTCTATACTCATGTGGGGAGAATCTCGGAGATAC AGCTGGCTCAGATGACGTCTGTAATTTGGGATCTCTAGACTTCTCTACTATAAATTGCCAGAAATTTTCAGAAGGTAGGCATAGTTTGGGCCAAAATAGGATTAGTGATGAAATTTGCCAGATTGATGAGAAAGATAATCTAGTGGTGGGTAAAGCACATTTCAGCAATATTATGATCACAGATGAATCTTGTAAG AGTTTTAATCCTATTTGTGAGCCCTGTGAAGATTGGACAACCAACTATGATGCTAGTCCTGAAGTGGAAAAAAGCAGTATAAAATTGGACATGAAGCAAGAAATTGATAGACCTACTGGGTGTTCTCCATCGCCCGGAGAGAGCAAAAACGTTTTCTCATTTTGTAGTGCACCATCAGTGGATGAGGATGACGATGAGGTTACTGAATCTAAAATCCGAGCCTTCTTAGTTGAGAAG GCTCTGGAACTAAAAAAACTGCAGAGTCCTCTTCTTGCAGAGTACCACAACAGTTTCAATCCCTTATGCTCTCCAAATTTATCTGACGCCAAGGGAGATGAAAGTGCTTCAAAGTTCTTGAAGTTGCCTCCTAAAAGTAGGTCTCCCAGTCAAACTCCATCAACAGCAGTAGAGAGCGCTACTGATGCAAGCCCTGGCAGTAGTAGTAGGCGTGTGTCACATATTGGAGTTCGGACTAATGAAGACCATCAGCAAAATTTATCACCTCAGACAAATGATTTGAATGGGAACCTTGCTGATACCCAGGAGCCATGTAGCCCAAA TGACTTCACGGTAATGTCGCGGTGCAGCGTCATGGAGATACAACGGAAGTGGAAGGAAGAGCTTGACCAAGAGCTTGAAAGGAAACGGG AGATGATGCGTCAAGCTGGTATGGGAGGAAAAACATCTTCACCGAAGGATCGAGCCTTAAATCGACCGAGAGAGCGGTCAAGGTTTGCATCTCCAGGCAAATAA
- the LOC140035409 gene encoding kinesin-like protein KIN-14S: MDDQPLEMLCYNFDCAVTVSGDNCKNSSAGGIQKVEQTSDVAEDSKESVGVSNESNDDTEETSSSEQQTLPVFQKIQDLSSKVQHLREEHAVLCNEVKGITANSFPGSEVSTALQSLSMENEILKKKYHEECELLKKKYLEEHNERKRLYNEVIELKGNIRVFCRCRPLNAEEISNGSTAVVDFDSTQENELQIISSDSSRKHFKFDHVFKPEDSQEVVFLQTMPIVTSVLDGYNVCIFAYGQTGTGKTFTMEGTPENRGVNYRTLEELFRVSKERSSFMKYELFVSMLEVYNEKIRDLLIESSNQPAKKLEIKQSAEGTQEVPGLVETHVHSTDEVWELLKSGCRARSVGSTNANELSSRSHCLVRVTVVGENILNGQRTRSHLWLVDLAGSERVGRIEVEGERLKESQFINKSLSALGDVISALASKTTHIPYRNSKLTHMLQSSLGGDCKTLMFVQISPNSADLGETLCSLNFASRVRGVEQGPARKQADVGELFKYKQLAEKVKHDEKETKKLQDSLQSLQLRLSAREHICRNLQEKVRDLENQLAEERKTRLKQESRALSAVSAQPSALSSLGQSMRTITEKKPPLAPSKMRLPLRRITNAPPPSPVPTYRTRNSMIPLRKNDKENFSRPLMETCKSKALAVPKRLSIAVRPTAAAKQVLQPKRRASIATFHPEPNLNTTTPLNRSSARLRTDRVVGRQSFVWDPQRVWRTTKVQSPLQQLRGTSGAIEETPINPRSSKFVGSPPSQAGSWRPKHPTVVALQKKQLIWSPLKMKAMRNSRKSLIS; this comes from the exons ATGGACG ATCAACCCTTAGAAATGCTGTGTTATAATTTTGATTGTGCCGTCACTGTCTCCGGTGATAATTGCAAGAATTCATCTGCCGGTGGAATTC AAAAGGTTGAACAAACTAGTGATGTAGCAGAGGACAGTAAAGAATCGGTTGGAGTGAGCAATGAATCAAACGATGATACTGAGGAAACCTCTTCTTCCGAGCAGCAGACTCTTCCAGTTTTTCAGAAGATTCAAGACCTAAGCAGCAAAGTACAG CACTTGAGGGAAGAGCACGCAGTTCTGTGCAATGAAGTAAAGGGCATTACTGCAAATTCTTTTCCTGGTTCGGAGGTTTCAACTGCTCTTCAGAGTCTTA GCatggaaaatgaaattttgaaaaagaagtaCCATGAAGAGTGTGAACTATTGAAGAAGAAATATCTTGAAGAGCACAATGAAAGAAAACGACTATACAATGAAGTGATTGAGCTGAAAGGAAACATAAGGGTCTTCTGCAGATGTAGGCCACTGAATGCGGAAGAAATATCAAATGGCTCCACAGCTGTCGTTGATTTTGATTCAACTCAGGAAAATGAGCTGCAGATCATTTCCTCTGATTCTTCAAGAAAGCATTTTAAGTTTGATCATGTGTTCAAACCAGAGGACAGCCAAG AGGTGGTCTTTTTACAAACTATGCCCATAGTGACATCCGTCTTGGATGGTTACAATGTCTGCATATTTGCCTATGGACAAACTGGAACAGGCAAGACGTTCACCATGGAAGGAACACCAGAAAATAGAGGGGTTAACTATCGGACTCTGGAAGAGCTGTTCAGAGTATCTAAAGAACGGAGCAGCTTTATGAAATATGAATTGTTTGTTAGCATGTTGGAGGTTTACAATGAGAAGATAAGGGATCTTTTAATTGAGAGTTCCAATCAACCTGCTAAAAA ATTGGAGATAAAACAATCAGCAGAGGGAACTCAGGAAGTACCAGGGTTGGTTGAAACTCATGTTCACAGTACAGATGAAGTGTGGGAACTCCTCAAGTCTGGGTGCCGAGCTAGATCTGTGGGATCAACGAATGCAAATGAACTTAGCAGCCGCTCTCACTG CTTGGTACGAGTAACTGTTGTGGGGGAGAACATATTAAATGGACAGAGGACAAGGAGCCATCTTTGGCTAGTGGACTTAGCAGGAAGTGAACGAGTTggaagaattgaagttgaaggtGAAAGGTTGAAGGAATCTCAGTTTATAAACAAGTCCTTGTCAGCCCTTGGAGATGTTATATCTGCTCTTGCCTCTAAGACGACCCATATTCCATACag GAACTCGAAACTGACTCATATGCTGCAGAGCTCCTTAG GAGGGGATTGCAAGACCCTGATGTTTGTCCAAATTAGCCCAAATTCTGCCGATTTAGGTGAAACCCTTTGCTCACTTAACTTTGCAAGTCGTGTCCGAGGAGTTGAGCAAGGACCTGCTCGGAAACAGGCAGATGTTGGCGAGCTTTTCAAATATAAACAATTG GCAGAAAAAGTAAAGCATGACGAGaaggaaacaaagaaattgcagGATAGTTTGCAGTCTCTACAACTAAGGCTTTCTGCCAGAGAACACATATGTAGAAATCTTCAAGAAAAG GTACGAGATCTGGAGAACCAATTAGCAGAGGAAAGAAAGACTCGACTGAAACAAGAAAGTAGAGCTTTATCTGCTGTCTCTGCTCAGCCCTCGGCCTTATCTTCTCTAGGCCAATCAATGAGGACTATAACTGAGAAAAAACCACCTTTGGCTCCATCAAAAATGAGGTTACCACTTAGAAGAATCACCAATGCGCCGCCACCATCTCCTGTTCCTACATACAGAACGAGGAATTCTATGATTCCACTTCGCAAAAATGAcaaggaaaatttttctagaccATTGATGGAAACATGCAAGTCAAAGGCGCTTGCGGTACCAAAACGCTTATCCATTGCAGTGAGGCCTACTGCAGCTGCCAAACAGGTTCTTCAGCCCAAAAGACGGGCTTCAATTGCAACCTTTCACCCTGAACCAAATTTAAACACAACAACTCCCTTGAATAGGTCCAGTGCTCGCTTGAGGACTGACCGTGTGGTGGGTCGGCAATCATTTGTTTGGGATCCTCAAAGAGTATGGCGTACAACAAAAGTACAGTCTCCGCTACAGCAATTGAGGGGAACATCTGGTGCAATAGAAGAAACACCAATTAATCCTCGAAGCAGTAAGTTTGTTGGTAGTCCCCCATCACAAGCTGGTTCATGGAGGCCTAAGCATCCAACAGTTGTTGCACTACAGAAGAAGCAGTTAATATGGAGTCCACTTAAGATGAAAGCCATGAGAAATAGCAGGAAGTCATTAATATCCTGA
- the LOC113732820 gene encoding mitogen-activated protein kinase kinase kinase NPK1 isoform X3 — MQEILGSVRRSLVFRSPTSAGDGGVGGAGEDGTIVDRINSCLRKSRVFSKPSPPRLPPQTMTAGENATAVQSIRWRKGELIGCGAFGQVYMGMNLDSGELLAVKQVLIPANSASKEKAQVYVQELEEEVKLLKNLSHPNIVRYLGTVREEETLNILLEFVPGGSISSLLGKFGSFPESVIRMYTKQLLLGLDYLHKNGIMHRDIKGANILVDNKGCIKLADFGASKQVVELATVSGAKSMKGTPYWMAPEVIRQTGHRFSADIWSVGCTVIEMATGKTPWSQQYKEVAAFLFYIGTTKEHPPIPEFLSAEAKDFLLKCLEKEPELRPSASELLQHPFVTGEILLPSVATSTSVMKNSEPLYSCGENLGDTAGSDDVCNLGSLDFSTINCQKFSEGRHSLGQNRISDEICQIDEKDNLVVGKAHFSNIMITDESCKSFNPICEPCEDWTTNYDASPEVEKSSIKLDMKQEIDRPTGCSPSPGESKNVFSFCSAPSVDEDDDEVTESKIRAFLVEKALELKKLQSPLLAEYHNSFNPLCSPNLSDAKGDESASKFLKLPPKSRSPSQTPSTAVESATDASPGSSSRRVSHIGVRTNEDHQQNLSPQTNDLNGNLADTQEPCSPNVMEIQRKWKEELDQELERKREMMRQAGMGGKTSSPKDRALNRPRERSRFASPGK; from the exons ATGCAAGAGATTTTAGGATCAGTGCGGCGATCATTGGTGTTCCGGTCTCCGACAAGCGCCGGAGACGGCGGTGTCGGTGGCGCCGGTGAAGATGGGACTATAGTAGACAGGATTAATTCCTGCCTCCGTAAGTCTAGAGTATTCTCTAAACCCTCGCCTCCGCGGCTGCCACCACAGACGATGACGGCTGGAGAAAATGCTACTGCGGTGCAGTCCATCCGGTGGCGGAAAGGAGAGTTGATCGGTTGCGGCGCATTTGGACAAGTGTATATGGGGATGAATCTTGATTCAGGGGAGCTTCTTGCTGTTAAACAG GTTTTGATCCCTGCAAATAGTGCTTCAAAGGAGAAAGCACAG GTTTATGTTCAGGAGCTTGAGGAAGAAGTTAAGCTTCTCAAGAACCTTTCCCATCCAAACATTGTG AGATATTTGGGAACTGTAAGAGAGGAGGAgactttaaatattttattggAATTCGTACCTGGAGGCTCAATCTCTTCACTTCTGGGGAAATTCGGATCATTTCCAGAGTCG GTTATAAGAATGTATACAAAACAATTGCTGCTGGGACTGGATTATCTTCACAAGAATGGCATTATGCACAGGGATATCAAG GGGGCTAATATTCTGGTAGACAATAAGGGATGCATTAAACTTGCAGATTTTGGGGCATCCAAACAGGTTGTGGAGTTG GCTACTGTTTCAGGTGCCAAGTCTATGAAGGGTACACCATATTGGATGGCTCCTGAAGTCATTCGTCAAACTGGACATAGATT CTCTGCTGACATATGGAGTGTTGGATGTACTGTAATCGAGATGGCAACTGGTAAAACTCCTTGGAGCCAGCAATATAAAGAG GTTGCTGCATTCTTGTTCTATATTGGGACAACCAAGGAGCATCCTCCAATTCCCGAATTTCTCTCGGCTGAGGCAAAAGATTTCTTGTTGAAATGTTTAGAGAA GGAACCAGAGTTAAGGCCATCGGCATCTGAGTTACTGCAG CATCCATTTGTCACTGGTGAAATCTTGCTGCCTTCAGTTGCTACTAGTACTTCAGTTATG aaaaattctgaaccTCTATACTCATGTGGGGAGAATCTCGGAGATAC AGCTGGCTCAGATGACGTCTGTAATTTGGGATCTCTAGACTTCTCTACTATAAATTGCCAGAAATTTTCAGAAGGTAGGCATAGTTTGGGCCAAAATAGGATTAGTGATGAAATTTGCCAGATTGATGAGAAAGATAATCTAGTGGTGGGTAAAGCACATTTCAGCAATATTATGATCACAGATGAATCTTGTAAG AGTTTTAATCCTATTTGTGAGCCCTGTGAAGATTGGACAACCAACTATGATGCTAGTCCTGAAGTGGAAAAAAGCAGTATAAAATTGGACATGAAGCAAGAAATTGATAGACCTACTGGGTGTTCTCCATCGCCCGGAGAGAGCAAAAACGTTTTCTCATTTTGTAGTGCACCATCAGTGGATGAGGATGACGATGAGGTTACTGAATCTAAAATCCGAGCCTTCTTAGTTGAGAAG GCTCTGGAACTAAAAAAACTGCAGAGTCCTCTTCTTGCAGAGTACCACAACAGTTTCAATCCCTTATGCTCTCCAAATTTATCTGACGCCAAGGGAGATGAAAGTGCTTCAAAGTTCTTGAAGTTGCCTCCTAAAAGTAGGTCTCCCAGTCAAACTCCATCAACAGCAGTAGAGAGCGCTACTGATGCAAGCCCTGGCAGTAGTAGTAGGCGTGTGTCACATATTGGAGTTCGGACTAATGAAGACCATCAGCAAAATTTATCACCTCAGACAAATGATTTGAATGGGAACCTTGCTGATACCCAGGAGCCATGTAGCCCAAA CGTCATGGAGATACAACGGAAGTGGAAGGAAGAGCTTGACCAAGAGCTTGAAAGGAAACGGG AGATGATGCGTCAAGCTGGTATGGGAGGAAAAACATCTTCACCGAAGGATCGAGCCTTAAATCGACCGAGAGAGCGGTCAAGGTTTGCATCTCCAGGCAAATAA
- the LOC113732820 gene encoding mitogen-activated protein kinase kinase kinase ANP1 isoform X2, producing the protein MQEILGSVRRSLVFRSPTSAGDGGVGGAGEDGTIVDRINSCLRKSRVFSKPSPPRLPPQTMTAGENATAVQSIRWRKGELIGCGAFGQVYMGMNLDSGELLAVKQVLIPANSASKEKAQELEEEVKLLKNLSHPNIVRYLGTVREEETLNILLEFVPGGSISSLLGKFGSFPESVIRMYTKQLLLGLDYLHKNGIMHRDIKGANILVDNKGCIKLADFGASKQVVELATVSGAKSMKGTPYWMAPEVIRQTGHRFSADIWSVGCTVIEMATGKTPWSQQYKEVAAFLFYIGTTKEHPPIPEFLSAEAKDFLLKCLEKEPELRPSASELLQHPFVTGEILLPSVATSTSVMKNSEPLYSCGENLGDTAGSDDVCNLGSLDFSTINCQKFSEGRHSLGQNRISDEICQIDEKDNLVVGKAHFSNIMITDESCKSFNPICEPCEDWTTNYDASPEVEKSSIKLDMKQEIDRPTGCSPSPGESKNVFSFCSAPSVDEDDDEVTESKIRAFLVEKALELKKLQSPLLAEYHNSFNPLCSPNLSDAKGDESASKFLKLPPKSRSPSQTPSTAVESATDASPGSSSRRVSHIGVRTNEDHQQNLSPQTNDLNGNLADTQEPCSPNDFTVMSRCSVMEIQRKWKEELDQELERKREMMRQAGMGGKTSSPKDRALNRPRERSRFASPGK; encoded by the exons ATGCAAGAGATTTTAGGATCAGTGCGGCGATCATTGGTGTTCCGGTCTCCGACAAGCGCCGGAGACGGCGGTGTCGGTGGCGCCGGTGAAGATGGGACTATAGTAGACAGGATTAATTCCTGCCTCCGTAAGTCTAGAGTATTCTCTAAACCCTCGCCTCCGCGGCTGCCACCACAGACGATGACGGCTGGAGAAAATGCTACTGCGGTGCAGTCCATCCGGTGGCGGAAAGGAGAGTTGATCGGTTGCGGCGCATTTGGACAAGTGTATATGGGGATGAATCTTGATTCAGGGGAGCTTCTTGCTGTTAAACAG GTTTTGATCCCTGCAAATAGTGCTTCAAAGGAGAAAGCACAG GAGCTTGAGGAAGAAGTTAAGCTTCTCAAGAACCTTTCCCATCCAAACATTGTG AGATATTTGGGAACTGTAAGAGAGGAGGAgactttaaatattttattggAATTCGTACCTGGAGGCTCAATCTCTTCACTTCTGGGGAAATTCGGATCATTTCCAGAGTCG GTTATAAGAATGTATACAAAACAATTGCTGCTGGGACTGGATTATCTTCACAAGAATGGCATTATGCACAGGGATATCAAG GGGGCTAATATTCTGGTAGACAATAAGGGATGCATTAAACTTGCAGATTTTGGGGCATCCAAACAGGTTGTGGAGTTG GCTACTGTTTCAGGTGCCAAGTCTATGAAGGGTACACCATATTGGATGGCTCCTGAAGTCATTCGTCAAACTGGACATAGATT CTCTGCTGACATATGGAGTGTTGGATGTACTGTAATCGAGATGGCAACTGGTAAAACTCCTTGGAGCCAGCAATATAAAGAG GTTGCTGCATTCTTGTTCTATATTGGGACAACCAAGGAGCATCCTCCAATTCCCGAATTTCTCTCGGCTGAGGCAAAAGATTTCTTGTTGAAATGTTTAGAGAA GGAACCAGAGTTAAGGCCATCGGCATCTGAGTTACTGCAG CATCCATTTGTCACTGGTGAAATCTTGCTGCCTTCAGTTGCTACTAGTACTTCAGTTATG aaaaattctgaaccTCTATACTCATGTGGGGAGAATCTCGGAGATAC AGCTGGCTCAGATGACGTCTGTAATTTGGGATCTCTAGACTTCTCTACTATAAATTGCCAGAAATTTTCAGAAGGTAGGCATAGTTTGGGCCAAAATAGGATTAGTGATGAAATTTGCCAGATTGATGAGAAAGATAATCTAGTGGTGGGTAAAGCACATTTCAGCAATATTATGATCACAGATGAATCTTGTAAG AGTTTTAATCCTATTTGTGAGCCCTGTGAAGATTGGACAACCAACTATGATGCTAGTCCTGAAGTGGAAAAAAGCAGTATAAAATTGGACATGAAGCAAGAAATTGATAGACCTACTGGGTGTTCTCCATCGCCCGGAGAGAGCAAAAACGTTTTCTCATTTTGTAGTGCACCATCAGTGGATGAGGATGACGATGAGGTTACTGAATCTAAAATCCGAGCCTTCTTAGTTGAGAAG GCTCTGGAACTAAAAAAACTGCAGAGTCCTCTTCTTGCAGAGTACCACAACAGTTTCAATCCCTTATGCTCTCCAAATTTATCTGACGCCAAGGGAGATGAAAGTGCTTCAAAGTTCTTGAAGTTGCCTCCTAAAAGTAGGTCTCCCAGTCAAACTCCATCAACAGCAGTAGAGAGCGCTACTGATGCAAGCCCTGGCAGTAGTAGTAGGCGTGTGTCACATATTGGAGTTCGGACTAATGAAGACCATCAGCAAAATTTATCACCTCAGACAAATGATTTGAATGGGAACCTTGCTGATACCCAGGAGCCATGTAGCCCAAA TGACTTCACGGTAATGTCGCGGTGCAGCGTCATGGAGATACAACGGAAGTGGAAGGAAGAGCTTGACCAAGAGCTTGAAAGGAAACGGG AGATGATGCGTCAAGCTGGTATGGGAGGAAAAACATCTTCACCGAAGGATCGAGCCTTAAATCGACCGAGAGAGCGGTCAAGGTTTGCATCTCCAGGCAAATAA
- the LOC140036041 gene encoding microtubule-binding protein TANGLED-like, producing the protein MVARTPPNHQHKKMVAPPTPPPPLLDPTLIRETVNKVDKSIARLQELQFTVTGGTKVISGVTLSPRSTRSYLRTSLRCKQESLRIKNVTARRSPPGKLPTNTGDWKRMSLPAMLLGATVGEILQASQFARQIVETVASNKPNRPADDPKTPLTNRRRNQMTPNAENSELRVRRKREKQVALQSIRSESDAPSLQRAKSRINFKVSPLHKNNCDKENCRFIANRVSPRNRPWARKTVLFPNPLFHSSSPTSQHQRLCKTKSPVIARNRQTPHKFLIKSPPSASKFHVKIRSPPLSISPTRSISLIKRSPKVSTAAKLRRSFSPSRLASKIVSPLKSRKSVQNKTDGMKMMMSGLKQRPTTATPMRFAAPRI; encoded by the exons ATGGTTGCAAGAACCCCACCAAACCATCAGCACAAAAAAATGGTGGCTCCTCCTACTCCTCCTCCACCACTTCTTGATCCCACTCTCATCAGAGAAACTGTTAATAAG GTGGATAAGTCTATTGCAAGACTGCAAGAGCTTCAATTTACAGTAACAGGTGGGACAAAAGTGATTTCTGGTGTGACCCTTAGTCCTCGCAGCACAAGGAGTTACCTGAGGACTAGTCTCAGATGCAAGCAGGAATCTTTAAG GATCAAGAATGTTACTGCCAGGAGATCTCCTCCTGGAAAGTTGCCTACAAATACAG GGGATTGGAAGAGAATGTCATTGCCAGCAATGCTGCTAGGGGCGACAGTTGGAGAAATTCTACAAGCAAGTCAATTCGCAAGACAGATAGTTGAAACAGTTGCTTCTAATAAGCCTAATAGACCGGCTGATGATCCAAAAACACCACTGACAAACAGGAGGAGGAACCAGATGACTCCCAACGCAGAAAACTCGGAACTTCGAGTtcgaagaaaaagggaaaaacaggTTGCACTGCAATCAATTCGATCAGAATCGGATGCTCCGTCCCTCCAAAGAGCGAAATCCCGGATAAATTTCAAGGTTTCGCCACTGCACAAGAATAATTGTGACAAGGAAAATTGCAGGTTTATAGCTAATAGAGTTTCCCCCAGAAACAGGCCATGGGCTAGAAAAACTGTATTGTTTCCCAACCCATTATTTCATTCTTCTTCTCCAACTTCGCAACATCAGAGACTATGCAAGACCAAGTCCCCTGTGATCGCGAGAAATCGACAAACTCCACACAAGTTCTTGATCAAGTCGCCACCCTCGGCCTCAAAGTTCCATGTGAAAATAAGGAGCCCCCCGTTGTCCATTTCTCCAACAAGATCAATAAGTTTGATCAAGAGAAGTCCTAAGGTATCCACTGCAGCAAAGCTTAGAAGGTCATTTTCGCCATCAAGATTGGCAAGCAAGATTGTTTCTCCATTGAAAAGTAGAAAATCTGTACAGAATAAGACCGATGgcatgaaaatgatgatgagtGGCCTAAAACAGCGACCAACAACTGCCACTCCAATGCGATTTGCTGCTCCTAGAATTTAA